GCTGCTCGACGAGAGCATCGGCATCGTCTCGCTCGGCGGCAAGGCCGGAACGGGAAAGTCTGCGCTGGCACTGACCGCAGGTCTGGAGGCCGTCCTCGAGCGTCGTACTCATCGGAAAGTGGTTGTCTTTCGCCCTCTGTACGCGGTCGGCGGTCAGGAGCTCGGGTACCTACCCGGCAGTGAGAGCGAAAAAATGGGCCCCTGGGGGCAGGCCGTGTTCGACACCTTGGAAGGGCTCGTAAGCCCAGAGGTGATGGAGGAGGTCATTGCACGCGGAATGCTGGAAGTATTGCCGCTCACCCATATTCGTGGACGATCACTGCACGATTCCTTCGTGATCGTCGACGAGGCTCAATCACTCGAACGCAATGTTCTGCTCACTGTTCTGTCCAGGCTCGGCAGTGGCTCCCGCGTCGTTCTCACCCACGACGTGGCGCAGCGTGACAATCTCCGCGTAGGACGGCACGACGGCGTCGCAGCGGTGATCGAAAAGCTCAAGGGCCACCCGCTTTTCGCGCACATCACCCTCACCCGAAGCGAGCGTTCGCCGATCGCGGCACTGGTTACGGAGATGCTGGAAGAGTTCGGGCCTTCAGGGGCGTAGATGCATGGAGTGGAAATGCGTTCCTCGGGACGCATTTCCACTCATGGGCGCAGCCGCCACAGCCCACGCACCAACGCCTTCGCGAAGTCGAGATTGTCGAAATAGTCCCGCCACACGAGGATCTTGCCGTCACGCAGCTCGAAAGTGCCACACACCCAGAACTCGATACGCAATCGGCGCCAGATCAGTACGTCGGTGCGTTCGGTGAGCACCACGTCGCCGCTGGGGTCTGCCGCAATGTTGTGGATGGTGACGTCGAATCCGTAGTTCGGCTTCGCCATGACCGCGAGCGCTTTGCGGACTCGGGCTATGCCACGCACTTTCGGAAATCCGACGTTGTGCCAGATGATCGCGTCGTCGAGCAGTGCCGCCGCGCGATCGACGTCGCGCTCCGCCAGAGCCCGCAGCATGTCCTCGACAGTCTTGGTCGAATGCAGTAGATCTGTCACTTGGTGAACCTCCCCAGTCCGTTCCCGTCGAAGTACTCGAGCGTGACGGTGTTTCCGTTGAACGTCGCCTGCGACACGGTGCCGTCGGGAGCGTTCTCGCTCCGCACATCGAAGGCGAACGTATCACCATCCAAGGGCGTCAGGGTGCCGTTGTCTTCGGTGACCGTCGCAGGACCCCAGAACGAATTTCGATATACCCCGGCGTAGGCCGTGAGCGGCTGTGCGGGACCCGGATCGGTGGGCGGTGTCTTGCCGACGAGTTCTCCCATCGGTTCGTCCAGTATTGGGACGAGCGTAAACACTGCTCGCGTGGGATTTGGGAGAATTCACAGAGGTCAGGGGCGCGAGGCTTGACGTTCGGGGCGAGGCGCTACGGTATTCGGATGCCTACGAACTTCACTGACGGTGACCTGTTGCTCCGACTGGAGCCCGCCGTGGAAGAGAATCTGCGCCGACACATCGAAGAAGCAGAGGACTGGCACCCCCACGATTTCGCGCCGTGGGACGACGGCAAGAACTTCGCGTTCCTCGGTGGCGAGGACTGGTCGGCCGAACAATCCCACCTCAGCGAGGTCGAGATTCTCTCTGCCACGGTCAGTGTCCTCGTTGCCGATAATCTGCCCGCCTACCACCGTGAACTGGCCCGTGCACTGACCGGCCAGGGCGCATGGTGGAAGTGGACCGGGCGGTGGACGTCGGAAGAGAATCGTCAGTCGATAGCGCTGCGCGACTTCTTGGTCTTGACTCGCGCTGTCGATCCAGTCGCTCTCGAACGCGTTCGGATGGAAGAGATGACGAAAGGCTACGACGCGCCCAGCCTTCACGTTCTCGATATCCTCGCGCATTTTGCCGTGGACGAGTCGGCGGCTGTGTTGCGAAACAACAATACGATCGCACTCGGTGGCGACCCCGTTCTGGTCAAGATTTTGTCGAAGATCGCCCAGGACGACGCGCTGCAGTCGAAGTTCTACGCGAATATGGTCACCGAAGCACTCGGCGTTGCCCCGGATCAGACCGTGCGCGCTATCGCCGACCGCATCAATGGGTACTCGATCCCCGTGGTAGATCTGCCGGGTAAGGGCAGCAGCACCGAATTGCTCGCCGCCGCCGGTATCTACACGGTGGAACAGCAGAGCGAGAAGGTGTTCAAGCCATTGCTGGCGGAGTGGAACATCTTCGGCCGCGACGACCTCGGCGACGAGGGCAACAAGGCGCGCGACGAGCTGAGCGCATTCGCCTGAGCTGGGTTTACTACCCCTGAACGCGTGAATGGCTCGTTCATACGAAGCAATCGTATGAACGAGCCATTCACGCCGATGCAGGGCGGCTACCGCCGATGCCGGCAACCAACGGTGAAGTCAGTCCTTGACCTTCGCCATGGCCAGCACGTCGAGCCGCTTGTCGAGTTCTTCCTCGCTGAGCTTGTCGCCGATCAGCCCACGGTCGATGACCGTCTGACGGATCGTCTTCTTCTCCTTGAGCGCCTGCTTGGCGACGGCCGCGGCCTCCTCGTAACCGATGGCGGAGTTCAGCGGCGTCACGATGGACGGCGAGGACTCGGCGAGGGTCTTGAGGTGCTCGACGTTGGCGGTCAGCCCGCTGATGCACTTGTCGGCG
This region of Rhodococcus sp. PAMC28707 genomic DNA includes:
- a CDS encoding limonene-1,2-epoxide hydrolase family protein; translation: MTDLLHSTKTVEDMLRALAERDVDRAAALLDDAIIWHNVGFPKVRGIARVRKALAVMAKPNYGFDVTIHNIAADPSGDVVLTERTDVLIWRRLRIEFWVCGTFELRDGKILVWRDYFDNLDFAKALVRGLWRLRP
- a CDS encoding acyl-ACP desaturase, with the translated sequence MPTNFTDGDLLLRLEPAVEENLRRHIEEAEDWHPHDFAPWDDGKNFAFLGGEDWSAEQSHLSEVEILSATVSVLVADNLPAYHRELARALTGQGAWWKWTGRWTSEENRQSIALRDFLVLTRAVDPVALERVRMEEMTKGYDAPSLHVLDILAHFAVDESAAVLRNNNTIALGGDPVLVKILSKIAQDDALQSKFYANMVTEALGVAPDQTVRAIADRINGYSIPVVDLPGKGSSTELLAAAGIYTVEQQSEKVFKPLLAEWNIFGRDDLGDEGNKARDELSAFA